A single Biomphalaria glabrata chromosome 2, xgBioGlab47.1, whole genome shotgun sequence DNA region contains:
- the LOC129924840 gene encoding collagen alpha-2(V) chain-like, which yields MSNRKDRQSHGTKADKGTKADKGTKVDKGTKVDKGTKVDKGTKVDKGTKVDKGTKVDKGTKADKGTKVDKGTKVDKGTKVDKGTKADKGTKADKGTKANKGTKADKGTKVDKGTKADKGTKVDKGTKADKGTKTDKGTKTDKGTKADKGTKADKGTKVDKGTKVDKGTKADKGTKADKGTKADKGTKVDKGTKVDKGTKVDKGTKADKGTKADKGTKADKGTKVDKGTKADKGTKVDKGTKADKGTKADKGTNVDKGTKADKGTKVDKGTKVDKGTKADKGTKADKGTKADKETKVDKGTKVDKGTKADKGTNVDKGTKVDKGTKADKGTKVDKGTKADKGTKADKGTKVDKGTKADKGTKADKGTKVDKGTKADKGTKVDKGTKVDQGRLGNQEEKIAS from the exons ATGAGCAACAGGAAagacaggcagagccat GGAACCAAGGCAGATAAAGGAACCAAGGCAGACAAAGGAACCAAGGTAGATAAAGGAACCAAGGTCGATAAAGGAACCAAGGTCGATAAAGGAACCAAGGTAGATAAAGGAACCAAGGTAGATAAAGGAACCAAGGTCGATAAAGGAACCAAGGCAGATAAAGGAACCAAGGTAGATAAAGGAACCAAGGTCGATAAAGGAACCAAGGTAGATAAAGGAACCAAGGCAGATAAAGGAACCAAGGCAGATAAAGGAACCAAGGCAAATAAAGGAACCAAGGCAGATAAAGGAACCAAGGTAGACAAAGGAACCAAGGCAGATAAAGGAACCAAGGTAGATAAGGGAACCAAGGCAGATAAAGGAACCAAGACAGATAAAGGAACCAAGACAGATAAAGGAACCAAGGCAGATAAAGGAACCAAGGCAGATAAAGGAACCAAGGTAGATAAAGGAACCAAGGTAGATAAAGGAACCAAGGCAGATAAAGGAACCAAGGCAGATAAAGGAACCAAGGCAGATAAAGGGACCAAGGTAGATAAAGGAACCAAGGTAGATAAAGGAACCAAGGTAGATAAAGGAACCAAGGCAGATAAAGGAACCAAGGCAGATAAAGGAACCAAGGCAGATAAAGGAACCAAG GTAGATAAAGGAACCAAGGCAGATAAAGGAACCAAGGTAGATAAAGGAACCAAGGCAGATAAAGGAACCAAGGCAGATAAAGGAACCAATGTAGATAAAGGAACCAAGGCAGATAAAGGAACCAAGGTAGATAAAGGAACCAAGGTAGATAAAGGAACCAAGGCAGATAAAGGAACCAAGGCAGATAAAGGAACCAAGGCAGATAAAGAAACCAAGGTAGATAAAGGAACCAAGGTAGATAAAGGAACCAAGGCAGATAAAGGAACCAACGTAGATAAAGGAACCAAGGTAGATAAAGGAACCAAGGCAGATAAAGGAACCAAGGTAGATAAAGGAACCAAGGCAGATAAAGGAACCAAGGCAGATAAAGGAACCAAGGTAGATAAAGGAACCAAGGCAGATAAAGGAACCAAGGCAGATAAAGGAACCAAGGTAGATAAAGGAACCAAGGCAGATAAAGGAACCAAGGTAGATAAAGGAACCAAGGTAGACCAGGGTAGATTAGGAAACCAAGAAGAAAAAATAGCCAGCTAG